From the genome of Nicotiana sylvestris chromosome 1, ASM39365v2, whole genome shotgun sequence:
AATCTAAGAAATCGGTTTAAAACATCAATACAGACTTCAATAGTGCCCAGCAAATAGATAACTCTATTATGAAAGGTAACACCATGACTTTTATCAAAAACCTCACTACAAAGAGAGAGAAAGGAAGGCCTCATCGTAGCTATATAACATTGGGCGGAGGGATTGTTATATTCCAATCTAGGTGGAGtaaattgaagaaaaaagggATAATTTTATATAACTATTTCCTTAATAAAATATTGTGTACCATGAAATCATCCGACATATTTTGGATGTTGCGGCATCAGTTATCTAGCTATATTCTATTACCAATTGACACCATTTTGGATGCAGCTCTCCTGAAAAAGAGTGAAATTCCATCCGCCCCCTCCCCTTCTTGGAACTTATGCATGCTTTGGTGCACTGATTGAGCCTAAAGAAGACCCAAACCTAAAGGCGTTGGACAAACTGAGGCAAGCGAGATAATCATGTGTGATGAGAAGGACATCAGTAGCCaagggcggatttaggggggcaAAAATTACACTATACATATAATGCAAACTCTtatttttacctctatatattatgttttgaatcccCTTGACACAACCCAAAAGCATAGCTTAGTCGTCAAGGAGATTCAAAACCTTTGTAAGGTCATTAGTTCAATTCTCACTAGCTACAatcttttttaacttttttttgtttttgaatcccCTTAGCGGAAATCCTGCCTCTGCCACTGTCGGTAGCATTGACAATACAACAATAATAACTACTACTGCTCTTCAAGCCCAAACTAGTTGCCTCCTCAAGAATGGATGAAGGAGGAGGATTGGGTGGCCAGTGCAATACTAGTCAATAAATAGCTTATACTATGATCCCTGAATTCTCAATATCAGTTACCGCTCCTAAGAATGGACAAAGAAGGAGGACTGAGTGGCTAGTGTAATACTAGTTAATTCATGATAGCTTTCACTATGATCATCCCCTGATTCTCAATATCAGCCATGACAGGACAAATCCGTGATCCCTCATTGTTAATATCATCATAAACAAAAGACCAGCAAGCAAGATAGAAACATCTGATCCAACAACCCCCAGATAATTCCTGGTATATACATGGTTCAAAGAGTAAGCAGACACAGCATACACTAAAGCATAACCAACAAAGACATAACTAACATGACATTACCATCCAAAGAAACCACTACTAAGACATGGACTAATGGAAGCAAAGGTATCCAACTAGCCATTAAAGACAACCAAATCGACGTCAAAATTTAAACAAGCCTGAAGAAGCAATGGGCTGCATTGAACAAGGAATCTGCAATGGCTTCAGCAAAGGATCAGCTGCATCCACAGCTAAACCAGTGTCATTAATAACATCATTTAAATACCTCAGCCTATCATCCAATTCCCTTGCCTGTGCCCTCAGCACATTATTCTGTGCAGTACAAACTGTATATCTCTCTGTGGTCTCTTCAATTTTAGCCATAATGTTCTTGTTAGCAGCCTGTAATCTGCTCACTTCCCCAGTCAGATCTTGCAGAAGCTTTTGCTTCTTCATCCTCGAGCGCCTCGCGGATTCCCTGTTAGAAATcatccttttcctcttcttttcatCCATTCCTGCATACCTTTGATCATCTTCTGATGCAGATGAACTAGCACTCTGCCTTAAAGCTGACATTTTTCTTCAATATTGTGGCTATAAATTCAATAGCACCTCAATTCTGTGATTTCAGAAATGCCAATTTGTACTTTTGGGACAATCAAAGAGGTTCTTTTGCTCTTTAATAAAAGAAAGTTTCTATTCAGAGGGTGTTTCCAAAAGGGTCTTCATGAAAAAACATAGAAATGATAGAGGAACAATACAGAGAAAGATTGAAGAAGACAAATGCCTAAAAGAGTGGTGGAAATAACAGATATCATAGATTGATTCCTAACTAGAGAAACCTCAAATTCATTGTCGAAAGTAAAATCAGCaacaaatccaaaaaaaaaacccaCCTTGGAATCTCCTAACAGAATACAAACAACAAAGTTAGAAATATAATTTCAAGATATGGGTTTGTCAGAAAAAGGCAAAATCTTTGTTTGAGACAATGATCAAAGGTTGTCAATACCGAAGCAGATTGAGAAAAAGGGAAACAGGAGGAAAAAAGAAGCAGAAATCAGTAAGCCAAAAATAGGAAAGAAGATAATGAACGACAAAGACAAAAACGGTAGGTGGAGATAATTAAGGAAGAGATTAATAAGGAGAAGCCAGAAAGTTATTTTGGGAGGAGGAGAAGAGGATTACGTTACTCAACCTATGAAAGGTGATTTTGAACTGGTAGAGGATAGTTTGAAGGCGAGAAGAATGTTCGTGATGACAATTGTAATGCACAGCAGTGGAATACTATATGAGTATTATTTCTTCCTTTTAAGAAAATTATATTAATGTTTATGTTTATCCCTTTTAAGTCTTTATATTAGAAATTCCTAACTAGTCTTTGaccgtaaaaaaaaaaaagagaagaagaagaagaaacccggTGCACTGAGCTCCATCTATGTAAGAGGTCCAGAAAAAggtcggaccacaagggtctatcatACGCAGCCTTACCCAATATTTTTACAAGAGGATATTTCCACGAGATAAGAGGCTATTTTCACGGCTCAAACCCGTGACCaaccttaccttgcatttctgtaAGAGTTATTTTCACGGCTCAAATTCGTGACCTTCTGATCACACatcagcaactttaccagttacgccaaagtTCCCCTCCCGATAGCAAAACTtattaataatataattaaaatgCTCATTTGTATTTCCACTTGTTACTTTTATACTTGGAATCCAAATTCCAAACCAGAGTAAGAGAATTTGAAACATGAATCAAATGGAAATTTAAAGAGTCGTCAATTTTGCCTTAATTTTCATGGCAAGGgaggaaaaataattttcaacaAATAGATTTTTTGGCACTTCTTAATTTTTCTCAAGTTGACTAAACTCGTAAATTCTGAATGACAGAGGATTTTTTTTTGTAagatctatctatctatatatatataaagttaggAATGAAAAAGGTGATATGACATACTTCATAGTGTAGGAGTTCTATTTATCTTTATTCTCCTTTTTTGACTTattctttctgtttttcctttatatatcttcttttttttttaaattcacaTCCCATAACTTACACCTCCTAGTTAAGAATTAAGATTGAAGAATGTAACGGTTCAGCAttaaaaagaaaggatccaaccaTTGCAATTGTAAAAAATAAAGTATAAGGCAGTTTCAATTATGAAAATAATGACAGTAATTAAAAGCTACAATAATCTTTCTATTTATTCCATTTTCCCAGTGTTTTCTCTTCATCAAGTGTAGCACAAAGAACATACTCAACAGAGAAGAATTATCTTGCCTAACAAAGTAAGAGTTCATCTACAATTTCACATGGCTCTTCATTTGCTTGATATGAATTCTGACTtcttaataaataaacaaaattttggGGAAGAAGATGAAATCTCTCTTATATTTAGTGAGAAAgttttttataatatatattttcttcTCGAAAGGGATTTATTGGAAAAGCAAGAAGACCATATTTCACTACGCTATATCACCAGACCATGGTGCTTACTCATGATACCATGTATATGTTTTTGTTAATTCTTATTCTTCATCTTtctattttattaaggtatgtttATATTGTTTAACTTTTCAGTTTTAATTGGTTCTATCAATAAATAATTCTCCGAAAGTAagtcttatatttttttttatagtttCTTGACTGAATCTATATTAACTCTATTCTAAATATACTAGAAGTGTATAAGCTGTAATATGTTAATACGTTTACACTCATATCAGTATGTGTACTAATatagtttgtgtgtgtgtgtgtatatatatatatatatatatatatatatatattctattttcTTAATTTATCGATTAAAAAATTCTAAacatatttttcagattttttatttatttatgtcttATTTTATAAATTTATAAAATACTAAAAGACTAAAGATTCATGGCTTATGCCCCCGCTCCACACACTCTCGGATTTTGATTTATTAGTTTTGCAGATATTAGTTTATGAGATTTGGCTAACAATCAATTATGCACTGTAGTTGTTCTTTTTCCTGAAATCTTATCTATCATATCATATATGCAGTTTTTAGGGTAATGTTCTTTAGGTTATAgcattattttcaaattaaaacacAAAAATCTCCTTTTAATAATATTAACATGAAGTGGAtgtaataattatttttgtaattttaaaccttGATATCTGGGGAGAATTAATTTGAATCTTAATATGTTTCTTTACATATTCTAAATTGACCAAGACTGGCTACTTGACTCATGCTTCATTGAACTCTATTCACATATGGGTAAACAAATTCAAATATAAAAACTTTTTTATTGCGTTAGGTACAATTTGACTTATTGCTTTTGTATTAGAGGGGAATTCttctttttatatatttatactaGCACGAAGCCTAATTAACTATTAGCTAAGTGACTTTGgatataaaatgatttttttttaaaaaggaacaATTGATATTGTTATATTGGAGAATATGTAAAAGATAAAGTTGATCTTACTATTTCCTTTATCATTCATTGAATGATGTTGAGATATAGAATAGACTTGATGAGACTTACTTTTTTTCTTTAAACATGATACTTACTTTGTTAATtcataaatttaatatttttgataTAAAAAAAAAAGCACAAGAATAAGAGTTACTATTTTAGTAAATATTAAGGATGACTTTGAAATTAACAATTATTGTTGCTTCCTTGATTAGTAAAGAtaaaaattttataacaaaaattctaacaattattatttattcatattttgattttcctttaacgACCGCGCGAAGTGGCGGGTAAATTAACTAGTTGTAAAGTAAAGATGGAATTGCAGCCTAACTGATTGCAACTCTAATCACAAATCATTCAGTTAGatattcaaaataataattaatcGAATAGTAATCattttaatatttaaataatgTCAAAGTTTGTTGAATTGGATAAGGGTAGCAACGGATGGCGCGAAAAAGATAGATTAGGATAGGACTGGACTTTATTATTTGTTCTGGATGTAGGGATTATTAAATGTTAAAGCGTGGATGAGATTAGATGAATGAGGTAAAtaattctttcattttttttctcataCAATTTGGAGCTTTGATTTAAGAGGGGTTTGTTTGTAATTTCAAGAAGAACAATCAGTTTAGGAGTGCATTAGAACTTCTTCTAATAGGCCCTCGTTACCAGAATGGGTTCGTTTCCTTGTTTAATTTACCCATAAGGAGCCCTTTTCAGAAAAGGCTTCTAGATATCTCGACTAAAAAATAAGTAAAAGCTTCTAGAGACAATATTTTGGTCAAAAGCATGTCGTAAACAACGATTGTTCGATATATTATTAAATTGAATGAGTAATAATTTTGTGAAGTTCTGTTGATAAATACAACAGTCCTACAATCAAGCGATGTGCAAACTTATCATGAACAAGGTCAAAGCATAATAGAAACTAGAAATTACAATGATTCAACTCTATCTCTTGTAATCTTCTAGGTTACGCCCACCAGAACTTTACCAAGAAGCAAACAACACACGCATTACCTTTTTTGGGGGAGGGGAATTAGTGCGCTCTCTATTTCAGTCTATATGAAAAATAGTAAATACTACAACAACAGAACAAAAAACCCAGTTTAATCTCATAcatgaggtctggggagggtagtgtgtacgcagtcttacccctaTCCTATaaaggcagagaggttgtttctgaaAAACCCTCGGCTAAAGAAACAGTAAGAATAAAGCAACAAGCAATAACAACAGTAATATAATAATTAATGGAAGCGAGTAACGTGACAAAGTAATAAAAGAACTACAGAGAGAACACAAGCAATGGGGATTTCAGAACTTGGTTGGATAgttctttcatgcatttttacaGTACCAAATAGATTAGTAAgggtaaaagaagaaaaagaagaggatTCCATTCCTGGTGATTCCACTAAGGAAGCATCAGGTTAGAATAAGCAGATTTGAGAATTCTATACCAATTTTCCAGCAGAAAAACATCAAGCTTCTGTTCCTGGCTCCTGCATTCTCTCTTGAAAAAGTAACAAAGAGTGCCTCCTCCAGTTCCCTACTTCAGTCACACAATTCTCTTCAAGAATACTCTTTATTATCTTTCTCTAACTTTCTCATCGAGATGTTGATACAGAGTATTGTTCCAAAAACCTGATCAAATCAAAATGTCTTGCCATGTTTTGCAGAATAGATTGATGAGGCTCAACGTGAGTACTCCTAGCCAGACAAGAGTTATCTTGGCATGTCGCTCACCATAAATCACATTGTGGAACGTGGTCATCAACAAGTCAAGGATCCAGGAAAAATATTCCATCACGGGCCTCTAGAACGCTACAAATTTTGCAATCTACACCACAAAATCATATTTCTCGAAATGCCCGAGGAATTCCAACTCATCGTTGTACCTGTCAGCCTAAATGTTATTTCAGGCACAGATCCCAAAAAAGAAAGCACAACTACTTACTTATGACAGTAAGACCTTGAAGAGGATTTTCCAAGCACAATTAAAAGGTTAATATCAAAGCAAGAGTAACATACTATGATTTCCAATGGGCAAGCTAGAATACAGTGAAGACCAATCTGGAATTAGATCAGGAACAGATAATAATTCAAAAAATTTAACAGGGGTCCATTataattcttaattttattttaaggagGAAATGAAATAAATAGATAAGAACAAGAATTTTCAATCAGAAATCCAAAGACATTAGTGTATGGGCGAAAAACTTCACGTCATATATTTGACCTGGTCAGCGGAGATAAAGCCTTTGAAGGCCATGACGTGTTGAACTGACCCTAAAAGGTCGAGGTCAAGTAAGGAAGGCAAATTGTCGTCGAGGACGAGGTGGCTCGACAGAAGACGAGGACGAATACCCGACCTCAGTACGCAGTAATGGCTAGTTTAAGGATTTAGATTTCCTAAGAGAATATTCTTCTCTGTTGTACTATTTAGGGTTTTATGGCCCATAtacccttataaataggaagagatagagATGTAGTTCTAGAAAGGGAATCGAACATTTCTGTAAAGAACAACATTGACACTATCTGTGAAGATTCTCTCTTTATTGAATACATACAAAGTTTACCTTTATATTCCTTATCTTCTATCTTTCTCTCCCGATCCAAGAAGAATCGGAAAATTCAATTGCTTATCATCATCCATCATTGTCAGAACGCTCAATGGAAAATCTCACCCTTGTCGGGTGAACCTTGTTCTATTTAttacttaaatgtcatttattgctatcTTTCGCGTTCTTAAGTCATTATTGCTCTCAGACACTCTTATCTTACAACACACATCTGATACTCTCCATAAAAATATCAGATCTGCTACTTGGATATTAATATTGACTTGGATTAATCATTTTCTCTACAAATCTAATTGTATTTAAACCTAGATCTAAATTTGGGTTATACAGTTTGGCGTCGTGTGTGGGGGATTTCTTAGTCAAATTTTTAATTTCCATTCGGATTTACAACTTTCGTGACTTGTTAACCTAATATGTTGTAAAGTTATCCTTTCTCTCTGCGAAGCCGCAGTGTCGACCATAGAGGACCTCGATCCCGTCCTGCTAGACCACAGCGACCCCAGCAAAAAGGCCTACATCGGTTGCAAACTCCAAAACCCAGGTAAATTTAGTCAATTCTTAATAGTTAGCAGATTTATTTGCCTTTAGCCATGCAGATAGGCCCTGCATCACCAAAGAGATAGCCACGCACAAGCTAAATGTCGACCCCTACTACCCCCAATAAGGCGGGTCCAGCGAAAGTTCAACCCCACCATCAATGAAGCTGTCCACGAGGAGGTAGAGAAATGATTAGCCAATGGCTCTATTAGGGAGTCTAAGTACCCCAAGTGAATTGTCAACGTGGTAatggtcaaaaagaagaacgggAAATGGATGATGTGCGTGGACTTACCGATCCGAACAAAGTCTGCCCAAAAGATTCTTTCTCATTGCCACacatcgaccaactcatcgacACGACAACAAGACATGAGTTGCTAAGTTTCCTGGACACTTACTCAGGCTACAATAAGATACTCATGGAGGAAGACGACCAAGAAAAAACTACGTTCATCACTCACaggggaacgtactgctacagggtcatgccattcgggttGAAGAACGCGGGAGctacctatcaaaggttggtcatgAAAATGTTCAAAAACCGGGCATATCTGCATGGCTAAAGGCAAACAAATTTGCGTTAGCTATTAAGAATTGACTAAATTTACCTGGGTTTTGGAGTTTGCAACCGATGTAGGCCTTTTTGCTAGGGCCGGTGTGGTCTAGCAGGACGGGATCGAGGTCCTCTATGGTCGACCCTACGGCTTCGACCGTCTCTAGGTCCATAATGGTATCTTTGGCTTCGACCTGCAGGGACCTCGACCCTGCTGATTACTttgcttccttttctttctttttttgggtCGTCGTACCGTTCTGGGCGATCCAATAGCATTCCCGAGATGTGTGTTGTTCTCGTCGTATGTTGAATATTCCCCGGGGGTCAGGAACTTGATCACTTGGTACAAGCTGGAGGGGGCTGCCCTCATAGGATGTCGACCTATGATGGCGGTGAATGCGGTAACCTAATCCATGATATGGAATGTGGTCTCTAGCGTCACCCCACCAGCAAGGACGAGGAGTGTGATCTTGCCAGAAGTTCGTTCAGCTGCATTGTTAAAACCGGTTAGTGTAATGCAGTGGGACACTATCTTATCCTCAAGTCGCATCTGTACGAGGAGTCGAGGATGGATGATGCACGCTCCACTTCCGTCGTCTACCATAATTCTCCTAGCATCAGTATCAAGCATCCATAAAGTAATGAcaagtgcatcattgtgagggaATGTCAAACCGTCGACATCTGACTcgtcgaagatgatactttctttgaGGTCGTCATACCATTCGTGGGTGATTGATCTCTTGAGTTTGTGAGTGGTGGTGGACTTGATGTCATTGATGGAGGCATCGTCACTGCCACCAATAATCATGTTGATGGTACGAGCGGGCGAGGGCCGCTTTGGTGGGCCTAGGCGTTCTCGACCCCTTACTAAGGTGTTCCTGCCTTTGTCGCTGAGTAATTCTTTGAGGTGTCCTTGCTGCAGCAGGTTCGCTACTTCTAATCTTAGAGCGTGGCAATCTTCCGTTTTGTGTCCACGTTCTTGGTAGAACTCACAGAAGGCGTCTGACTTCCTGGTGCCTGGGTCGGACCTCATCTTTGGTGGTCACTTCACCTTTTTTCCGAGCTTCTCGAGTGTGTAGACCACCTCTGTAGGTGACACACAAAAGTTATAAGCAGATAGTAAGGGGCGCATACCTTGATCGTTTTTGTGAATGTTTGATCTCGACCTAGAAATATCGTCTTCACAGCGGAAGTTAGGGACGGGTGCCCTGATGTAAGGTTGATGCCGATCTCTGCCCCATTGCAGTACTGGAGGGTCTCTCCTCGCGTTGTCCCTGAGTTCCCTCCGGGGTTCGGATTGTATTGAGGTGAGTCGTTGGGTTGGCCCATTGAGGTCTTTGTCATCTGCCTTGACCTCGGCACAGTAGGCATTGATCTCGTCCCACATAGCCGGCGGGTACTTCATTAATCGACTCAGTAATTTTCTGGTCGCCTTTGAGCCTTCTTTGTGCAGCCCGTTTTGACAGGCTGCTATGGCCATTCCTTCGGAGAGGTTTGGTAAAGTCATCCTCACCATGTGGAATCGGGCTAGGAACATTCACCCTCGTTTAGGCTTTCTTGGCCTTAGCATGTGCCGTCACGAACTTGTCTTCTATCTCTTCGAATGTTTCTATGGAATAGGCCCGCAGCTGTGAATACCACGTTAACGCCCCTCCTGTGAGGGTTCCACCTAATTTTTTCAACAAGATGGAGGAAACTTGTTCTTCGGTGAGGTCGTTGTCTTTTACGGCGGTGACATAGTGAGTCGCATGGTCTTCGAGATCAGTCGTTCCGTCGTAGATTCGGAGGTACAGGGGCATCTTGAAAGTTTTTGGTATGGCATGAGAAGTCGCTTCCTCCCTGTACGGCTATTCCACAAACCTACCAGCGTCTCTTTTTGGAAGCAGTTTGGGGGCATTTTGTCTACTCGTTCCTGATGCTCCTTCATTTGTTCCTTGAGCATCTTGTTTTCGTTTTCCATTTCCTTCATTCTCTTTAGCACGGCGGCGAAGACGCTGTCACCTGCACTGTCAAACAATTGTATGAGCGATACCTGAAGTAGGAGGGTCGGGTAGCTCGCCTTGCTCGTTCCTACGCTGTGTTGCATGGATCCTGGTGGTCTCCATGGTCGCGCATGGAGCTTGCTTGCTTATTACGCTGTCCAGAGTGTCGCTCAACCATGTTTTGAGGAGCTTTTTCATGGCGGGTGGCGCTCCCTCTCCCGCAGGCGTGGAAGCCCCCATCCCATTCGGTTTAGTGGTGTTACAAAAGGGTGTAGGTAGGCGACTTCCCTAATCTGGGGGAGGCCGTAGGGTTTACCCTCCTCATCTTGGGTTTCATACCCTTCGTCGATGTCACTCATAAGGTTGAGCGGGACATTTTCCGTTGCCTTTGCTCTGTTTCCTTGGTTACTTGCCGTAGAATCCTTGTATACGCAAAGAGAAAGGATAACTTTACAGCACGTTAGGTTAACAAGTCACGAAAGTTGTAGATCCGAATGGAAACTAAAAATTtgactaagaaatccccacacaCGGCACCAAACTATATAACCCAAAATTTAAATCTAGATTTAAATACAATTAGATTTATAGAGAAAAGGATTAATCCAAGTCAATATTAATATCCGAGTAGGAAATCTAGTATTTTTATGGAGAGTATCAGATGAGTACTATAAGATAAGAGTGTCTTAAAGCAATAATGGCTTAAGAACGTGAAAATAGCAATAAATGGCATTTAAGTAATAAATAGAACAAGGTTCACCTGACAAGGGTGAGATTTTACACTGAGCTTTCTGGCAATGATGGATGATGATAAGCAATTGAATATTCTGATTCTTCTTGGATCGGGAGAGAAAGATAGAAGAAAAGGAGTATAAAGGTAAACTTTGTATGTATTCAACAAAGAGAGAATCTTCACGGAGAATGTCAATGTTGTTCATTACAGAAATGTTTGATCCCCTTTCTAGAACTtcatctcttcctatttataagggtaCATGGGCCATAAAACCCTAGATAGTACAACAGAGAGGAATATTCACTAGAATATTCCCTTAGGAAATCAAAATCCTTAAATTAGTCGTTACTGCGTACTGAGGTCGGGTACTCGTCCTCGTCCTCGCC
Proteins encoded in this window:
- the LOC104247451 gene encoding bZIP transcription factor 53-like yields the protein MSALRQSASSSASEDDQRYAGMDEKKRKRMISNRESARRSRMKKQKLLQDLTGEVSRLQAANKNIMAKIEETTERYTVCTAQNNVLRAQARELDDRLRYLNDVINDTGLAVDAADPLLKPLQIPCSMQPIASSGLFKF
- the LOC104247454 gene encoding uncharacterized protein produces the protein MRSDPGTRKSDAFCEFYQERGHKTEDCHALRLEVANLLQQGHLKELLSDKGRNTLVRGRERLGPPKRPSPARTINMIIGGSDDASINDIKSTTTHKLKRSITHEWYDDLKESIIFDESDVDGLTFPHNDALVITLWMLDTDARRIMVDDGSGACIIHPRLLVQMRLEDKIVSHCITLTGFNNAAERTSGKITLLVLAGGVTLETTFHIMD